A genomic stretch from Desulfolutivibrio sulfodismutans DSM 3696 includes:
- a CDS encoding aspartate kinase — protein MRILVQKYGGTSVAGLDRMKQVEARVKKGLAEGFKVVVVLSAMSGETNRLLGLARQWSANPDLSECDALVTTGEQVSVTLFAMLLKDAGIKCRSVMGFQIPILTNNNYGRARILEIDNAKLLDMLNEFDVLVVAGFQGVSCHGRLTTLGRGGSDTTGVALAAALSADVCEIYTDVKGVYTTDPNMCSTARKLDRISYDEMLEFSSMGAKVLQIRSVEFAKKYNVPVRVRSTFCDDPGTLVTQEDELMEDVLVSGIAYDKDQCRITVFNVMDCPGVAAAIFSPISDAGILVDMIVQNTSRDGRTDMTFTVSRTNLEKTLEILSRDNKDIGAVEVQHDLNVCKVSVIGVGMRNHSGVASMMFTCLRNENINILMISTSEIKITCLIEEKYLELAVRALHDAFGLDRAGGDRVC, from the coding sequence ATGCGTATATTGGTGCAAAAATACGGCGGCACGTCGGTTGCCGGGCTGGATCGCATGAAGCAGGTCGAGGCCCGGGTGAAAAAGGGCCTGGCGGAAGGCTTCAAGGTGGTGGTGGTGCTCTCGGCCATGTCCGGGGAGACCAACCGCCTTTTGGGTCTGGCCAGGCAGTGGTCCGCCAATCCGGACCTCTCCGAATGCGACGCCCTGGTGACCACGGGCGAGCAGGTCTCGGTAACCCTGTTCGCCATGCTGCTCAAAGACGCGGGCATCAAATGCCGCTCGGTCATGGGCTTCCAGATCCCCATCCTGACCAACAACAATTACGGCCGGGCCCGCATCCTGGAGATCGACAACGCCAAACTGCTGGACATGCTCAATGAGTTCGACGTGTTGGTGGTGGCCGGGTTCCAGGGGGTGAGCTGTCACGGGCGGCTGACGACGCTTGGGCGCGGCGGCTCGGACACCACGGGCGTGGCCCTGGCGGCGGCCCTTTCCGCCGACGTGTGCGAGATCTACACCGACGTCAAGGGCGTCTACACCACCGATCCCAACATGTGCTCCACGGCCCGCAAGCTGGACCGCATAAGCTATGACGAAATGCTGGAATTCTCCAGCATGGGGGCCAAGGTCTTGCAGATCAGGTCCGTGGAGTTCGCCAAGAAATACAATGTTCCTGTCCGGGTGCGTTCGACGTTCTGCGACGATCCCGGAACACTGGTCACCCAGGAGGATGAGCTGATGGAAGACGTGCTGGTTTCGGGCATCGCCTACGACAAGGATCAGTGCCGCATCACCGTATTCAACGTCATGGATTGTCCCGGCGTGGCCGCCGCCATCTTCAGCCCCATTTCCGATGCGGGCATCCTGGTGGACATGATCGTGCAGAACACCAGCCGCGACGGCCGTACGGACATGACCTTCACCGTCTCCCGGACCAATCTGGAAAAAACCCTGGAGATTTTATCCCGCGACAACAAGGACATCGGCGCGGTGGAAGTGCAGCACGATTTGAACGTGTGCAAGGTTTCGGTCATCGGCGTGGGCATGCGCAACCACTCGGGCGTGGCCTCCATGATGTTCACCTGTCTGCGCAACGAAAACATCAATATCCTCATGATCTCCACATCGGAAATCAAGATCACCTGTCTTATCGAGGAAAAGTATCTGGAACTGGCCGTACGCGCCCTGCACGACGCTTTCGGCCTGGACAGGGCGGGCGGTGACCGGGTCTGCTGA
- a CDS encoding CBS domain-containing protein: MLKAKDVMTREVMTVTPDTEISQAARLLLDKGINGLPVVTPQGAVVGILCQSDLVAQQKKISLPSVFSLLDGFVPLSSMKDLDREMEKITAMTVDSAMTPKPVCVTPETGVDEVATLMTDRNFHTVPVVDGGKLMGVIGMRDILNAIVK; encoded by the coding sequence ATGCTCAAAGCCAAAGACGTCATGACCCGCGAGGTGATGACCGTCACCCCGGACACGGAAATATCCCAGGCCGCCCGCCTGCTTTTGGACAAGGGCATAAACGGCCTGCCGGTCGTCACCCCCCAGGGGGCGGTGGTGGGCATCCTGTGCCAGAGCGACCTGGTGGCCCAGCAGAAAAAGATCTCCCTGCCCTCGGTCTTCTCCCTGCTCGACGGATTCGTGCCCTTAAGCTCCATGAAGGATCTGGACCGGGAGATGGAAAAAATCACGGCCATGACCGTGGACTCGGCCATGACCCCCAAACCCGTCTGCGTCACCCCCGAGACCGGTGTGGACGAGGTGGCCACGCTCATGACCGACCGCAATTTCCACACCGTCCCGGTGGTGGACGGCGGAAAGCTCATGGGGGTCATCGGCATGCGCGACATCTTAAACGCCATCGTGAAATAG
- the tsaE gene encoding tRNA (adenosine(37)-N6)-threonylcarbamoyltransferase complex ATPase subunit type 1 TsaE yields MPAVPTAVVLAEASHTVRLGAVVGTVLKNAPGVTVVLLRGDLGSGKTTFIRGLAESLPGGDEAEVASPSFNLVNIYPTQPEVVHMDLYRLHGEEARGLFEDSAEFPDGQASGMTGGPSQADTGRDLPGRILAVEWAEHLPQDCLERDHLVFCFRPAFAGRMVEISAHGPAGEALLSDLAPHLETFTGTFSGDGGQGPPPGDTDPRDRA; encoded by the coding sequence ATGCCTGCCGTCCCCACCGCCGTGGTTCTCGCGGAGGCCTCCCACACCGTGCGCCTGGGGGCCGTCGTGGGAACGGTCCTGAAAAACGCCCCGGGGGTGACCGTTGTGCTCTTGCGCGGCGACCTGGGATCGGGCAAAACCACCTTCATTCGCGGATTGGCCGAAAGCCTGCCCGGCGGCGACGAAGCCGAGGTGGCCAGCCCCAGTTTCAACCTGGTCAACATCTATCCCACCCAGCCGGAAGTGGTGCACATGGACCTCTACCGCCTGCACGGGGAAGAGGCCCGGGGGCTCTTCGAGGACAGCGCCGAATTCCCGGACGGACAGGCGTCCGGCATGACCGGCGGCCCAAGCCAGGCGGACACGGGGCGTGACCTTCCGGGGCGCATTCTGGCCGTGGAATGGGCCGAACATCTGCCCCAGGACTGCCTGGAACGCGACCATCTGGTCTTTTGTTTCAGGCCCGCTTTCGCGGGACGGATGGTGGAGATCAGCGCCCACGGCCCCGCGGGCGAGGCGCTTTTGTCCGACCTTGCGCCCCATCTGGAGACTTTTACGGGGACATTTTCCGGGGACGGCGGCCAAGGCCCCCCACCCGGCGACACGGACCCTCGGGACCGCGCCTGA